One Senegalimassilia faecalis genomic window, GCTGCTGATGCAGATCACCATCGACGGCGCGTTTTCCACGCTGATGGTGTGCGCGTTTATTTTCCTTGCGGCCACAGTGGGCTTGTCGCCGGTGTGGTTCTGCATGGGCATGGTGGTGTTGTGCCTGGTGGGAACCATGGTCATGCTGCTGGTGCTTGCGTATCGCAAGCCCGACGCGCTCATGCGCATCCTGCGCCCCGTGGAGCGGCTGAGCTGCAAGGTTGTTTCGCGCGTGCGCAAAAAGCCGCTTGAACCGTGGGCCGATCGCATTGCGAAGGCGTTTTCCGAGGCGGCCGGCATGATTGGCCACAGCCCGAAGCCCACGCTGCAGACGTATGGCTGCTCGCTGATTGCCAGCCTGTGCGAGCTGTCGTGCTTCGTGCTGGTGGGCATCGGCTTTGGCGTGCAGAACGCGCCGGCGCTGGTGTGCGGCTACGTGGTGGCAACGCTGTTCGCCATGATCTCGTTCACGCCGCAGGGCGTCGGCGTGGTTGAGGCGGCCGTGGTGGTGGCGTTTACCAGCTTCGGCGAGACGGCGGCGGCAGGCACGGCCATCGGCCTGGTGTATCGCGGCATCGTGTTCTGGATGCCGTTTATCATCGGCGCGGTGCTTATCAACACCACGAAGGCGTTCAAGGGCGACGTGAAGCAGGCGGCTTATGACCAGGATATGGGTGCTGTTGCAGGCACAGCTGCCACGGCGGCGCGCCTGGAAGAGGAAGCGCGCGCCGATGCCGAGCGCCTGCGTCGGGAAGAGGCAGCGGAGCGGGGCGGTGCAGCTGCGGCTGATGTGCAGCTCACGGTGCCGCTTGCGGGCGGTGGCGTGCCGTTCGACCGGCGCGAAACCGAACTGATTCCCGAAGTTGCCCAGCCGATTGATGTGCTGCCGCAGGCAAATGCGCCGTTGGATGAGGCGCCGACGCAGCAGCTCAAAGCCGCAAAGGACACGCCTGCCGATTTGTCCGGCGAAGCTGATTAAACGTATCAGTATACTGGGTTTGCAAACCAAGTTGGAGCAAAGGGGCTGCGCTTGCGGCCCCTTCGTGTTTTAGGAGGACGTTATGACGTTGCTTGACACCCTGGGCATCACCACGGTCAGCGTCAGCGCCGATCGCGTGGAGATGCGCATGCCGGTGCGGCCCGAAATCTATCAGCCTCACGGGTTTCTGCATGGCGGCGCCACCATCGCGCTGCTGGAGTCGTGCGCAAGCCGCGCCGCTGAGGAGCGCACCGATTTCGACAAAGAGTTGATCTTCGGCTTGGAAACCACCATTCGCCACAAGAAGGCGCGCAAAGACGGCATGATCACCGGCGTGGCCGAGCTTGAGCGCGAAGAGCCTTCGTACGGCGGTCGCAAGCAGTTCTGGCACGTTATTGCCACCGACGAGCTGGGCGACACCATTTCGGAAGGCACGTTCATTACAAAAATCGTTACGAAAGAGCACTTCGCCGAGAAGCAACGTAAACAGGCCGAAGCTCATCAGAAGTAGTGTTTCCCTCATGCCGCACGCGTCCGCGTGCGGCGTGCTCGTTTTTCGAGAAAGGAATCTTATGACAGCACCCGAAGGACCCATGAAAGAGCATGTGCGCGTAAGCTTGCAGATGCTGTACGACCGCAACCGCGCCTACATCAACGACCTGAACCCCGAGGTTATCGAGCCGGGCTATACGCGCAGCGCCGTGACCATCCCGGAAAACGCCACGAACACGGGCGGCGGCACGTTCGGCGGCTTCTTGATGGCCATCATCGATGTGGTGGGCTCCACCATCACGTGGTCGTACGGCAAACACGCCGTTACGCAAACGTGCAATGTGAACTTCATCCGCGGCGTTAGCATTGGCGAGAAGCTGGTGCTTGAGGCTCGCAACGTGCACTTCGGCCGCACCACGTGCGTGTCCGAAGTGGTGGTGTCTGACGAGCAAGGCAAAGTGCGCCTGACGTCCACGTGCACGCTGCACATCGTTGCCGACATCAAGCCCGATGACGCCATCGTAAAAGAAGCTTACGAGCGAGCCGGCCTTGCGCAAGGCGAACAGTAGCGCAACAGCATAACGCGCGAAAAGGCCCTTACGGGGGCTGGATTCGCGTTGCAAGGGGGGTGGGGAAACGAATCCTGCCTCTGTAAGGGCCTTCAAGCTTGAGCGGGGCGCCGTCTGCGATGCGGCGCCCCGCTTTTGCTTCCTAGTAGATACCGAACACCGAGGCGCCTGCCAGGTAGAACACGGCGCGCAGGCACACGGCGCCGATGACGGCGCATACCACGGCCGCCGAGCCGTACACCTTCCAGTTGCCGGTCTTCTTGCCCATGTAAGCGCAGGCAATCGGAGCTGCGCAGCCCAGGACGATCATCAGCAGCGTGGGGATAAGGCTTTCGCCGCCGAAGATGTTCAGGCCGGATGCGGTGATGTCCTTCATCGGGTGCGTCAGGTCGTAGTAGTTGCCCACTTCGCTGACGTGGGTGGTGTTGATCATCAGCGCCGCCGCAAGCGAGGCCACGGCATTGATGATAGAGCCGACGAATGCGGGCATGCCTAGCTCAGAGGCGTCTTCGCCAACCGTTTCGCACACCACGGCTACCGTTGCGGGGCCCAGGATGCACGCCACGCCCAGAAGCGACACGATCCACAGCACGTTGCACCAGGCCGGACGCGCTTCCATCATGTAGGAGTGGCCCATCACCATCACAAGCACGGCGCTCGTGACGATGGCCAGGATGGCAACCCACTTCGGCACGTTGCCTTCGTTCTTGCGCAGCATGGCCAGGTAAATCACGGCCACGATGGCAAGCACGATGATGGCGATAAGCTCCTGTGTGATGCCGGAGGTAATGTGGCCGAAGCCGTTGAAGATGCGCTCCCAATGCTGCAAGTGGAAGAACACGGCGATGCCGCCAACTACCAGAAGCACTGCAGAGACAATCCAGCAGCGTATCTGCGCTTTCTGCCCGGTGCCCTTAAGCGCCAGGTACGCCTGCGTGGCGAACGTGCCCGCGCACCACGACACGAGCGTGGTGAAGATAATCAAAGGCCA contains:
- a CDS encoding lysylphosphatidylglycerol synthase transmembrane domain-containing protein translates to MKFNVKNLFMGVILIIVLAVVFLRGDQLVELGETMKQGSPLPLAAAILTQLCKYFAQSFAYSRSFAAVGEYMEPKSTLPLVFGTFFMNTIAPSMNLAGTTLVVDDARRRGIPAGKATGAALLMQITIDGAFSTLMVCAFIFLAATVGLSPVWFCMGMVVLCLVGTMVMLLVLAYRKPDALMRILRPVERLSCKVVSRVRKKPLEPWADRIAKAFSEAAGMIGHSPKPTLQTYGCSLIASLCELSCFVLVGIGFGVQNAPALVCGYVVATLFAMISFTPQGVGVVEAAVVVAFTSFGETAAAGTAIGLVYRGIVFWMPFIIGAVLINTTKAFKGDVKQAAYDQDMGAVAGTAATAARLEEEARADAERLRREEAAERGGAAAADVQLTVPLAGGGVPFDRRETELIPEVAQPIDVLPQANAPLDEAPTQQLKAAKDTPADLSGEAD
- a CDS encoding PaaI family thioesterase; its protein translation is MTLLDTLGITTVSVSADRVEMRMPVRPEIYQPHGFLHGGATIALLESCASRAAEERTDFDKELIFGLETTIRHKKARKDGMITGVAELEREEPSYGGRKQFWHVIATDELGDTISEGTFITKIVTKEHFAEKQRKQAEAHQK
- a CDS encoding PaaI family thioesterase, translated to MTAPEGPMKEHVRVSLQMLYDRNRAYINDLNPEVIEPGYTRSAVTIPENATNTGGGTFGGFLMAIIDVVGSTITWSYGKHAVTQTCNVNFIRGVSIGEKLVLEARNVHFGRTTCVSEVVVSDEQGKVRLTSTCTLHIVADIKPDDAIVKEAYERAGLAQGEQ
- a CDS encoding dimethyl sulfoxide reductase anchor subunit family protein; its protein translation is MELQWPLIIFTTLVSWCAGTFATQAYLALKGTGQKAQIRCWIVSAVLLVVGGIAVFFHLQHWERIFNGFGHITSGITQELIAIIVLAIVAVIYLAMLRKNEGNVPKWVAILAIVTSAVLVMVMGHSYMMEARPAWCNVLWIVSLLGVACILGPATVAVVCETVGEDASELGMPAFVGSIINAVASLAAALMINTTHVSEVGNYYDLTHPMKDITASGLNIFGGESLIPTLLMIVLGCAAPIACAYMGKKTGNWKVYGSAAVVCAVIGAVCLRAVFYLAGASVFGIY